Proteins encoded by one window of Microbacterium testaceum:
- a CDS encoding NAD(P)/FAD-dependent oxidoreductase — MTTDVTVVGGGISGLACARAVQDAGRSVRVLDRGRRVGGRLSSRTIDGRPVDLGASYFVVGEAEGFARVVADWEERELARPWTDTFQVIDADGGWTPKPGPMRWAAPAGLRSLAVDLAGGLDVSSERVVESAAPFRVDGEDAGEVVLAMPAPQAARLTGEAPGGAQEWEPVIAVVLRWDRRQWDADVHGAFADGDADVSFVADDGDRRGDDAPVLVVHTTADRARQHLDDPESAIAPVLAATRRLLRIDVEPVSTHAHRWTFARPAGTTGQPFLRSPGLSACGDAWGDSAAVRTAWASGDALGRALAAS, encoded by the coding sequence ATGACGACGGATGTGACGGTGGTCGGCGGCGGGATCTCGGGCCTCGCGTGCGCGCGGGCGGTTCAGGATGCCGGTCGCTCGGTGCGCGTGCTCGATCGCGGGCGCCGGGTGGGCGGGCGTCTGTCGAGCCGCACGATCGACGGTCGACCCGTGGACCTCGGAGCCTCGTACTTCGTGGTCGGCGAGGCCGAGGGCTTTGCGCGCGTCGTCGCCGACTGGGAGGAGCGCGAGCTCGCGCGGCCGTGGACCGACACGTTCCAGGTGATCGACGCCGACGGCGGGTGGACGCCCAAGCCCGGACCGATGCGGTGGGCCGCTCCCGCCGGGTTGCGTTCGCTCGCCGTCGACCTGGCCGGGGGCCTCGACGTCTCGTCGGAGCGCGTCGTCGAGAGCGCGGCGCCGTTCCGCGTCGACGGCGAGGATGCGGGTGAGGTCGTCCTGGCGATGCCGGCCCCGCAGGCGGCACGGCTGACCGGCGAGGCGCCCGGCGGCGCGCAGGAGTGGGAACCGGTGATCGCGGTCGTCCTGCGCTGGGACCGACGGCAGTGGGATGCCGACGTGCACGGCGCCTTCGCCGACGGCGACGCGGACGTGTCCTTCGTCGCCGACGACGGCGATCGCCGCGGCGACGACGCCCCCGTGCTCGTCGTCCACACCACGGCGGACCGCGCCCGACAGCACCTCGACGACCCCGAATCGGCGATCGCGCCGGTGCTCGCGGCGACCCGGCGGCTGCTGCGCATCGACGTCGAGCCGGTGTCGACGCACGCGCATCGCTGGACCTTCGCCCGGCCCGCCGGAACGACCGGACAGCCGTTCCTCCGCTCGCCGGGGCTCTCCGCGTGCGGGGACGCGTGGGGCGACAGCGCCGCCGTCCGCACCGCGTGGGCGTCGGGCGATGCCCTGGGGCGGGCGCTCGCGGCATCCTGA
- a CDS encoding VOC family protein, which yields MPVTGPDFISLQVRDLAASHAFYEKYLGLRRSPAGPPHAVVFDTAPIAFALRDLAPGTDLTGVAQPGVGVALWLHGTEVQQMHDALVADGHRIVMEPIDGPFGRTFTFADLDGYHVTLHDKA from the coding sequence ATGCCCGTCACCGGACCCGACTTCATCTCACTGCAGGTGCGCGATCTCGCCGCCTCGCACGCCTTCTACGAGAAGTACCTCGGCCTGCGCCGTTCACCCGCCGGCCCGCCCCACGCGGTCGTCTTCGACACCGCGCCGATCGCCTTCGCACTGCGCGACCTCGCTCCCGGCACCGACCTCACCGGGGTCGCCCAGCCCGGTGTTGGCGTCGCCCTGTGGCTCCACGGCACCGAGGTGCAGCAGATGCACGACGCGCTCGTCGCCGACGGGCACCGCATCGTGATGGAGCCGATCGACGGCCCCTTCGGGCGCACCTTCACCTTCGCCGACCTCGACGGGTACCACGTGACCTTGCACGACAAGGCCTGA
- a CDS encoding MarR family winged helix-turn-helix transcriptional regulator gives MTQEAIDLDTSLGYLLKEAASALRAAMEDVLRPLGMTITHYSCLELLAQRPGLSNSELARGAFVTRQSMNVLLQSLERDGIVERPDAPPVGKALPTRLTAKGRRSLDAASAAVRSVEKRMLSGMTDAEQAAALQALRSMVTSLGS, from the coding sequence ATGACGCAAGAGGCGATCGACCTGGACACCTCCCTGGGCTACCTCCTGAAAGAGGCGGCGAGCGCGCTGCGCGCGGCGATGGAAGACGTGCTGCGCCCCCTCGGCATGACGATCACGCACTACTCCTGCCTCGAACTCCTCGCCCAGCGGCCGGGCCTGTCGAACTCCGAGCTCGCGCGCGGCGCCTTCGTCACGCGGCAATCGATGAACGTGCTGTTGCAGAGCCTCGAGCGCGACGGGATCGTCGAACGCCCCGATGCCCCTCCGGTCGGAAAGGCCCTCCCCACCCGCCTCACCGCGAAGGGGCGGCGCTCCCTCGACGCCGCGAGCGCGGCCGTGCGCTCGGTGGAGAAGCGCATGCTGAGCGGAATGACGGATGCCGAGCAGGCGGCCGCCCTGCAAGCCCTGCGATCGATGGTGACGTCGCTTGGCAGCTGA
- a CDS encoding RNA-binding S4 domain-containing protein, which produces MTSSAPQDVPVGSEGIRLGPFMKFASILDSGGDVKEAIIDGYVEVNGEVDRRRGRQLQVGDVVTFEGRSFRVQA; this is translated from the coding sequence ATGACCTCCTCCGCGCCCCAGGATGTGCCCGTCGGAAGCGAGGGCATCCGCCTCGGCCCGTTCATGAAGTTCGCCAGCATCCTCGACTCGGGCGGAGACGTCAAAGAGGCCATCATCGACGGCTACGTCGAGGTAAACGGCGAGGTCGACCGCCGCCGCGGCCGCCAGCTGCAGGTGGGCGACGTCGTGACGTTCGAGGGTCGCTCCTTCCGCGTCCAGGCCTGA
- a CDS encoding GntR family transcriptional regulator: MPRPARDTSDGTAAGMGETHPRRRDAPLPGPRTADAVADTLRAAILSGELAPGTPLREEELSATHGISRHTARTALASLTAERLATAEPYRGVRVSQLDDDALIALQQLRCALETEALRIVRHRGIRPSEVDSALDALADAEAAGDWAGTLDAHARVHLALVAAAGSPRITEEYRRLDGEMRLLLTHVRPAYAPGALTAEHRAYVEEALRDPERVVRAHLEHSTRAIIDGRSGR, encoded by the coding sequence ATGCCACGGCCCGCGCGTGACACCAGTGACGGCACCGCGGCGGGCATGGGCGAGACGCACCCGCGCCGCCGTGACGCGCCCCTGCCCGGTCCCCGCACCGCGGACGCCGTCGCCGACACCCTGCGCGCCGCGATCCTGTCGGGCGAGCTCGCCCCCGGCACCCCCCTGCGCGAGGAGGAGCTCAGCGCGACCCACGGCATCTCGCGGCACACCGCCCGCACGGCGCTCGCGAGCCTCACGGCGGAGCGGCTCGCCACGGCCGAGCCCTACCGCGGCGTCCGCGTGTCCCAGCTCGACGACGACGCCCTGATCGCCCTGCAGCAGTTGCGCTGCGCTCTCGAGACCGAGGCGCTGCGGATCGTGCGGCATCGCGGCATCCGCCCCTCCGAGGTCGACAGTGCCCTCGACGCTCTCGCCGACGCCGAGGCCGCAGGCGACTGGGCGGGAACCCTCGACGCGCACGCCCGCGTGCACCTGGCGTTGGTCGCCGCGGCGGGGTCTCCGCGCATCACCGAGGAGTACCGCCGCCTCGACGGCGAGATGCGCCTGCTGCTCACGCACGTGCGGCCCGCCTACGCGCCCGGGGCGCTGACCGCGGAGCACCGCGCGTACGTCGAAGAGGCGCTCCGCGACCCCGAGCGGGTCGTGCGCGCGCACCTCGAGCACTCAACGAGGGCGATCATCGACGGGCGATCCGGGCGCTGA
- a CDS encoding DUF2071 domain-containing protein, translating to MTTQTDTLGRWTASRRPVAPIPRMAATIAQRVLVNYRVDPDVARSLLPDGIRPQLVDGSAVAGVCLIHLTAFRPAWFAPAIGHHSRNAAHRIAVEGDTAEGPQTGVYIPRRHSSSLLARLVGGRVFPGTHAAARVDFRSTADDLEVRVEADDLRVRVAARRGPGIPFRSTLFETLEQSSTFFRKDAVGWSPTRSGALEGLRLDTDAWKVEPIAVTALSSTFFDALPDGAAQFDHALLMRDVPTRWSSVPTSATIS from the coding sequence ATGACGACGCAGACCGACACCCTGGGTCGATGGACGGCGAGCAGGCGCCCCGTGGCCCCCATCCCCCGGATGGCCGCGACGATCGCACAGCGCGTGCTCGTGAACTACCGCGTCGACCCCGACGTCGCCCGGTCGCTGCTGCCCGACGGCATCCGCCCCCAGCTCGTCGACGGGAGCGCCGTGGCCGGCGTCTGCCTGATCCACCTCACCGCCTTCCGCCCCGCGTGGTTCGCTCCGGCGATCGGCCACCACAGCCGCAACGCCGCCCACCGCATCGCGGTCGAGGGGGACACTGCCGAGGGCCCGCAGACAGGCGTCTACATCCCCCGTCGACACAGTTCATCTCTTCTCGCACGACTGGTCGGCGGACGTGTCTTCCCCGGAACGCACGCCGCCGCCCGCGTCGATTTCCGCTCCACCGCCGACGACCTCGAGGTCCGCGTCGAGGCCGACGATCTGCGCGTCCGCGTCGCCGCGCGCCGGGGTCCCGGCATCCCGTTCCGCAGCACCCTCTTCGAGACCCTCGAGCAGTCCTCAACCTTCTTCCGGAAGGATGCCGTGGGCTGGTCGCCCACCCGCTCCGGTGCGCTCGAGGGGCTCCGGCTCGACACCGACGCGTGGAAGGTCGAGCCGATCGCCGTCACCGCCCTCTCCTCGACTTTCTTCGACGCCCTGCCCGACGGCGCAGCGCAGTTCGACCACGCCCTCCTCATGCGCGACGTGCCGACGCGATGGAGCAGTGTTCCGACATCCGCGACGATCTCGTGA
- a CDS encoding glycerophosphodiester phosphodiesterase family protein, protein MPLVIGHRGAPGYLPEHSRSSYLRAIAEGVDAVEPDVVPSKDGVLVVRHENEISGTTDVSTRPEFAGRRTSKVVDGEHLTGWFVEDFTWDELRTLQCRERIPALRPDSAAHDDSEPVLRLRDVLDLARQGGVAVVLEIKHAASFARLGFDLAELVDAELRAAGWRDAEDALVIESFEPLVLARLRERGIRVPLVQLIEAEGTPWDLRERDGADAASYASMRTAAGLQALAGEVQGISPDKRSVLALDERGVARGSARFVREAQDRGLRVFTWTCRPENAFLLPAFRGPGGEGALGDWRGEWAVLRDAELDGVFVDHPDLGVGFFGTARNS, encoded by the coding sequence GTGCCTCTCGTCATCGGTCATCGCGGTGCGCCCGGGTACCTGCCCGAGCACTCCCGCAGCTCGTATCTGCGGGCGATCGCGGAGGGGGTGGATGCCGTCGAGCCCGACGTCGTCCCCTCGAAGGACGGCGTGCTGGTCGTGCGGCACGAGAACGAGATCTCCGGCACCACGGACGTGTCGACGCGACCGGAGTTCGCGGGGCGACGAACCTCGAAGGTCGTCGACGGCGAGCACCTGACCGGCTGGTTCGTCGAGGACTTCACGTGGGATGAGCTGCGGACGCTGCAGTGCCGCGAGCGGATCCCCGCCCTCCGCCCCGACAGCGCGGCGCACGACGACTCCGAACCCGTGCTGCGCCTTCGCGACGTCCTCGACCTCGCCCGGCAGGGCGGGGTGGCTGTGGTGCTCGAGATCAAGCACGCGGCATCGTTCGCCCGACTCGGGTTCGACCTGGCCGAGCTCGTCGACGCCGAGCTGCGCGCCGCGGGATGGCGGGATGCCGAGGACGCGCTCGTCATCGAGTCGTTCGAGCCCCTGGTCCTGGCGCGGCTGCGAGAGCGCGGCATCCGGGTTCCGCTCGTGCAACTCATTGAAGCGGAGGGGACGCCGTGGGATCTGCGGGAGCGGGACGGGGCGGACGCCGCCTCGTACGCCTCGATGCGGACCGCGGCGGGTCTCCAGGCCCTCGCCGGCGAGGTGCAGGGCATCAGCCCGGACAAGCGCTCGGTGCTCGCGCTCGACGAGCGCGGCGTCGCGCGGGGGTCGGCGCGGTTCGTGCGCGAGGCGCAGGATCGGGGCCTGCGGGTGTTCACCTGGACGTGCCGACCCGAGAACGCCTTCCTGCTACCCGCCTTTCGCGGGCCGGGCGGTGAGGGGGCGCTCGGCGACTGGCGAGGCGAGTGGGCCGTGCTGCGCGATGCCGAGCTCGACGGGGTGTTCGTCGATCATCCCGATCTGGGGGTGGGGTTCTTCGGGACGGCGCGAAACTCCTGA
- a CDS encoding metalloregulator ArsR/SmtB family transcription factor, with product MTDAASDIFAALAHPTRRQILQDLKDGEMAAGEIAARFDASGPTISRHLGVLRQAGLVSERRDANRILYSLVGERLALSVGDFLSTVCPEQIVLREVRKRRPARGGALPAEA from the coding sequence GTGACCGACGCGGCATCCGACATCTTCGCGGCTCTCGCGCACCCCACCCGCCGCCAGATCCTCCAGGACCTGAAGGACGGCGAGATGGCCGCGGGTGAGATCGCGGCGCGGTTCGACGCCAGTGGGCCCACGATCTCTCGGCACCTCGGTGTGCTGCGCCAAGCCGGTCTCGTCTCCGAGCGACGTGACGCGAACCGCATCCTGTACTCGCTCGTGGGGGAGCGTCTGGCACTGTCTGTGGGCGATTTCCTGTCGACGGTGTGCCCCGAGCAGATCGTGCTGCGCGAGGTACGCAAGAGGCGTCCCGCCCGAGGCGGAGCGCTGCCGGCGGAGGCGTAG
- a CDS encoding GTP-binding protein, which produces MPRTIAIMGVCAPERRTYAERTAVALSRPLHLLRYADLRVSHALPLPRPRANDAQTVVDLGTDVDLIHAIAARGGSEVEAVCVVDARHMIGDLLDDAALSASARPGDTRGDIGARARQAALALELATRIVWVNWEQVPTPALAVQMALASHLNPAAVVRLSRDPLSDLRSAATHEGEILERAGWVRALNGEHDPYMRDNRVMTLAYEQVRPFHPARLSATLDRLDAGAAGRLVRSAGFCRLASRPGILARWEHVGSAMWIEPLGADDGRMGLGQEIVFTGLDLSAPKLAHLLDHAVLTDEEFAGGPATWLAFDDPLPAWPAVESSIPDATD; this is translated from the coding sequence ATGCCCCGCACGATCGCCATCATGGGCGTGTGCGCCCCCGAGCGCCGCACCTACGCGGAACGGACCGCCGTCGCGCTCTCACGCCCCCTTCACCTGCTTCGCTACGCCGACCTGCGCGTGTCCCACGCGCTCCCCCTCCCCCGCCCGCGGGCGAACGACGCGCAGACCGTGGTCGACCTCGGCACCGACGTCGACCTGATCCACGCGATCGCGGCGCGCGGCGGGTCGGAGGTCGAGGCGGTGTGCGTGGTCGACGCCCGCCACATGATCGGCGACCTCCTCGACGACGCCGCCCTCTCGGCATCCGCGAGACCCGGCGACACCCGCGGCGACATCGGCGCCCGGGCGCGCCAGGCCGCGCTGGCGCTGGAGCTTGCGACGCGCATCGTCTGGGTCAACTGGGAGCAGGTGCCCACGCCGGCGCTCGCCGTCCAGATGGCGCTGGCGTCGCACCTGAACCCCGCCGCCGTCGTGCGCCTGTCGCGCGACCCGCTCAGCGACCTGCGCTCGGCCGCGACGCACGAGGGCGAGATCCTCGAGCGGGCGGGGTGGGTGCGTGCGTTGAACGGCGAACACGACCCCTACATGCGCGACAACCGCGTGATGACGCTCGCGTACGAGCAGGTGCGGCCGTTCCACCCCGCGCGCCTCTCGGCGACCCTCGATCGCCTCGACGCCGGCGCCGCCGGCCGGCTGGTGCGCTCGGCCGGGTTCTGCCGCCTGGCATCGCGCCCCGGCATCCTGGCCCGCTGGGAACACGTCGGGTCCGCGATGTGGATCGAACCGCTCGGCGCCGACGACGGCCGCATGGGCCTGGGGCAGGAGATCGTGTTCACCGGTCTCGACCTCTCGGCGCCCAAGCTCGCTCACCTCCTCGACCACGCCGTCCTGACCGACGAGGAGTTCGCCGGCGGCCCCGCGACCTGGCTCGCCTTCGACGACCCCCTGCCGGCATGGCCCGCGGTGGAGTCATCGATCCCGGATGCCACCGACTGA
- the ykgO gene encoding type B 50S ribosomal protein L36 has translation MKVRASIRSLKKQPGAQVVRRRGKVFVINKLNPRFKGRQG, from the coding sequence ATGAAGGTCCGCGCGTCGATCAGATCCCTGAAGAAGCAGCCCGGTGCGCAGGTCGTGCGTCGACGCGGCAAGGTGTTCGTGATCAACAAGCTCAACCCGCGCTTCAAGGGGCGGCAGGGGTGA
- a CDS encoding ABC transporter ATP-binding protein, whose amino-acid sequence MDAGIDVAGVKRSFGAVHAVQQVTFTALPGRVTGLVGPNGSGKTTLMLMLASLLRPDEGEMRIGGIDPVSDPAGARRLLGWMPDSLGAWPSLTSREVLVATAQLYDLSRDDARARADHLLELVDLGALAASPARVLSRGQKQRLALARALVHDPRVLLLDEPASGLDPQARIALRVLLRRLAGEGRTILISSHVLSELEEVVDDAVFMVDGRTVGTDRVAAAATRVRVWRVRVAADLARSTESVRGDVTAALGRTAEEVRVDRRDVLVPFSDEAAAVAGLRSLVSAGLPIVEFAPAVGDLEHAFLDLRAEASPPTPDLPDGPAGPRDASPPGSWAPPAAHPVTDADRTDDGSTS is encoded by the coding sequence ATGGATGCCGGTATCGACGTCGCAGGAGTCAAACGGTCCTTCGGCGCGGTGCACGCCGTGCAGCAGGTGACGTTCACGGCCCTCCCCGGTCGGGTCACCGGGCTCGTCGGGCCCAACGGCTCGGGCAAGACGACCCTCATGCTCATGCTCGCGTCGCTGCTGCGGCCCGATGAGGGCGAGATGCGCATCGGCGGCATCGACCCCGTCTCCGACCCGGCCGGCGCGCGTCGCCTTCTCGGATGGATGCCGGACTCCCTGGGCGCGTGGCCGAGCCTCACCTCGCGCGAGGTGCTGGTCGCCACGGCGCAGCTCTACGACCTGTCGCGAGACGACGCGCGGGCCCGGGCCGACCACCTGCTGGAGCTCGTCGACCTCGGTGCGCTCGCCGCCTCGCCCGCTCGCGTGCTGTCTCGCGGGCAGAAGCAGAGACTGGCGCTCGCGCGTGCTCTGGTGCACGACCCCCGGGTGCTGTTGCTCGATGAGCCCGCGTCGGGCCTCGATCCCCAGGCGCGTATCGCCTTGCGCGTGCTGCTGCGGCGGCTGGCGGGCGAGGGGCGCACGATCCTCATCTCGAGCCACGTGCTGTCCGAACTCGAAGAGGTCGTGGACGACGCCGTGTTCATGGTCGACGGGCGGACCGTCGGCACCGATCGCGTCGCCGCCGCGGCGACCCGCGTGCGGGTGTGGCGTGTGCGTGTCGCCGCAGACCTCGCTCGGTCGACCGAGTCCGTGCGGGGCGACGTTACGGCCGCCCTCGGGCGGACGGCCGAAGAGGTGCGGGTCGACCGGCGCGACGTCCTCGTGCCCTTCTCCGACGAGGCGGCAGCGGTCGCGGGGCTGCGCTCGCTCGTGAGCGCGGGGCTCCCGATCGTCGAGTTCGCCCCGGCAGTGGGCGACCTCGAGCACGCGTTCCTCGACCTGAGGGCCGAGGCCTCGCCTCCGACACCCGACCTCCCCGATGGCCCGGCGGGGCCGCGAGATGCGTCTCCGCCCGGCTCCTGGGCGCCGCCCGCCGCGCATCCTGTGACGGATGCCGATCGCACCGACGACGGGAGCACCTCGTGA
- a CDS encoding helix-turn-helix domain-containing protein, which produces MTRSFDRSRASHLVRAARLDRKMSQADLARAAGMSQPNVAAIENGTRNPSDDAFERLLRAADYRPSLAVEEKAEAIVEAGLRHGLRDIRVFGSVATGADHFTSDIDLLARVDAGRGYFDIAAFTHTVEELTGFAVDVIVDDEHRPSFLDSTALAAL; this is translated from the coding sequence GTGACCCGAAGCTTCGACCGCAGCCGCGCGTCGCACCTCGTGCGAGCTGCGCGCCTCGACCGCAAGATGTCTCAGGCAGATCTCGCGCGAGCGGCCGGGATGAGCCAGCCCAATGTGGCGGCCATCGAGAACGGGACGAGAAACCCCAGCGACGACGCCTTCGAGCGCCTGCTGCGGGCCGCCGACTACCGACCCAGCCTGGCCGTCGAAGAGAAAGCCGAAGCGATCGTCGAGGCAGGGCTGCGGCACGGACTCCGCGACATCCGCGTCTTCGGTTCGGTCGCGACCGGCGCCGATCACTTCACGTCGGACATCGACCTTCTCGCTCGCGTCGACGCCGGACGCGGCTATTTCGACATCGCAGCCTTCACGCACACCGTGGAAGAGCTCACGGGCTTCGCCGTCGACGTGATCGTCGACGACGAGCACCGGCCTTCCTTCCTCGACTCGACGGCGTTGGCCGCCCTGTGA
- a CDS encoding ABC transporter permease, with product MNLHRLRTIIGIELRQRVRSVGWYVLLGIFAVILVALLSLSFAAFSLTTGGSEWFFSLVIMLVLLLTLLVSPTLSGSAVNGDRDAATLAPVQVTLVTTSEIVIGKFLAAWISGLAFLVVALPFLVVATLAGELNAAAIVTSLLILIIEVGVVAAIGVGLSAVIARPIFSVASTYLLVAALTVGTLIAFGLGGAALRTQTTTISRDVDGNAVPLGCDLSSPSTSPNCPSYDELPCVESSYVSEQPRFDRVWWILAANPFVILADATPPTYENGNPTDLFSQIASGVRLAQIAPDATTSFDGCALSRGSSVESYPSTEQRIAGTAPSWFVGLFFQLLLAGGLLAWGISRTRTPAKRLPPGTRIA from the coding sequence GTGAACCTGCATCGCCTGCGCACGATCATCGGCATCGAGCTGCGCCAGCGCGTGCGCTCCGTCGGGTGGTACGTGCTCCTCGGCATCTTCGCCGTCATCCTGGTGGCTCTGCTGAGCCTCTCGTTCGCCGCGTTCTCGCTGACGACCGGCGGCAGCGAGTGGTTCTTCTCGCTCGTCATCATGCTCGTCCTGCTGCTCACGCTGTTGGTGTCGCCCACTTTGAGCGGGAGCGCGGTGAACGGCGATCGGGATGCCGCGACCCTCGCACCCGTGCAGGTCACCCTGGTCACCACGAGCGAGATCGTGATCGGCAAGTTCCTCGCCGCGTGGATCTCGGGACTGGCGTTCCTCGTCGTGGCGCTGCCGTTCCTTGTCGTGGCCACTCTTGCCGGCGAACTCAACGCCGCAGCGATCGTCACGTCGCTGCTGATCCTGATCATCGAGGTCGGCGTCGTGGCGGCGATCGGGGTGGGGCTGAGCGCGGTGATCGCCCGGCCGATCTTCTCGGTCGCGTCGACGTATCTCTTGGTGGCGGCGTTGACGGTGGGCACGCTCATCGCCTTCGGGCTGGGCGGGGCGGCTCTGCGCACGCAGACGACGACGATCAGCCGCGACGTCGATGGGAACGCGGTGCCCCTGGGGTGCGACCTGAGTTCGCCCTCGACCTCGCCGAATTGCCCGAGCTACGACGAGCTGCCGTGCGTGGAGTCGAGCTATGTCTCCGAGCAACCCCGGTTCGATCGCGTCTGGTGGATCCTCGCGGCCAACCCCTTCGTCATCCTCGCCGACGCGACTCCGCCGACGTACGAGAACGGCAACCCGACCGATCTGTTCTCTCAGATCGCGTCGGGCGTCCGCCTGGCGCAGATCGCGCCCGATGCGACCACGTCGTTCGACGGGTGCGCTCTCTCGCGCGGGTCGAGCGTCGAGTCGTATCCGAGTACCGAGCAACGGATCGCGGGCACCGCGCCGAGCTGGTTCGTGGGGCTGTTCTTCCAGCTGCTGCTGGCCGGTGGGCTGCTCGCGTGGGGCATCTCCCGCACGCGGACGCCCGCGAAGCGGCTGCCGCCCGGGACGCGCATCGCCTAG
- a CDS encoding DMT family transporter has product MLPALAILAAALCFSTTGTAQALAGVDASPLAVGAARIVVGGGILGLLALAQRSPGRARSGSRASTAALIAVGALGVLAYQPLFFLGTRENGVAIGTVVALGSAPIATGIVDAVRLRRAPTPRWMLATAVALIGVVLVSGVTGGATALAPGGLLASAGAGMSYALYTVCGKALIERGWNSTRVMGAVFGVAAVASLPVLVLAGTSWLLTPNGLALALWLGVVTTAIAYLLFGWGLARLSAVTVSTLTLAEPLGATLLGLFVLREHLTLVSGIGLALIAVGLAVVSAPSRRREEVPDATARA; this is encoded by the coding sequence ATGCTTCCCGCCCTCGCGATCCTCGCCGCGGCGCTGTGCTTCTCCACCACTGGCACGGCGCAGGCCCTCGCGGGCGTCGACGCCTCCCCCCTCGCGGTCGGAGCGGCGCGGATCGTGGTGGGAGGCGGCATCCTGGGCCTTCTCGCTCTCGCTCAGCGTTCGCCCGGCCGCGCGCGCAGCGGATCCCGCGCGTCCACCGCGGCGCTGATCGCCGTTGGAGCCCTCGGCGTCCTCGCGTACCAACCGCTGTTCTTCCTGGGCACGCGCGAGAACGGCGTCGCGATCGGCACGGTGGTCGCCCTCGGCTCGGCACCCATCGCGACCGGGATCGTCGATGCCGTCCGCCTGCGCCGCGCTCCCACGCCGCGCTGGATGCTCGCGACCGCCGTCGCGCTGATCGGCGTGGTCCTCGTGTCGGGTGTGACGGGCGGGGCGACCGCTCTCGCGCCCGGCGGCCTGCTCGCTTCGGCCGGCGCGGGAATGTCGTACGCCCTCTATACGGTGTGCGGCAAAGCACTGATCGAGAGGGGGTGGAACTCCACACGGGTCATGGGAGCGGTATTCGGCGTCGCCGCCGTGGCGAGCCTTCCCGTCCTCGTCCTCGCCGGGACGTCGTGGCTGCTCACCCCGAACGGCCTGGCCCTCGCCCTCTGGCTCGGGGTCGTGACCACGGCGATCGCGTACCTGCTGTTCGGATGGGGGCTCGCCCGCCTGAGCGCCGTCACGGTGTCGACCCTGACCCTCGCCGAGCCCCTCGGCGCCACGCTTCTAGGCCTGTTCGTGTTGCGCGAGCACCTCACTCTCGTGAGCGGCATCGGCCTGGCCCTCATCGCGGTGGGTCTCGCCGTGGTGTCGGCTCCGTCTCGCAGGCGTGAGGAGGTCCCGGATGCCACGGCCCGCGCGTGA
- a CDS encoding ArsR/SmtB family transcription factor, translating to MDKIAGLEEAAELFKVLGNESRLALVWLLSREPLTVGALAELAGLSQPLVSQHLRILRQSGLVSSEREGKEIRYALADQHVAHVVLDAIAHVTEPTDQGNEE from the coding sequence GTGGACAAGATCGCGGGGCTCGAGGAGGCCGCCGAGCTGTTCAAGGTTCTCGGCAACGAGTCGCGCCTGGCGCTCGTCTGGCTGCTGAGCCGCGAACCGCTCACGGTCGGGGCGCTCGCAGAGCTTGCCGGATTGTCGCAGCCGCTGGTGTCGCAACACCTGCGGATTCTGCGGCAGTCGGGACTCGTGAGCTCGGAACGCGAGGGCAAAGAGATCCGTTACGCCCTCGCCGACCAGCACGTCGCTCACGTCGTGCTCGACGCGATCGCCCACGTCACCGAACCGACCGATCAGGGGAACGAAGAATGA